CTTCTGCATTGTAGTAAGCGATCGGCGTAACCGGATACGGTAATTCGAATACTTTCTCTAGTCGCTCTGCTTTTAGCTTCAGTTCTTCTATCGAATGTTTGTATGACTTGAACTGAGCGGAACCGTCTTCCGCTTTATCCAGACAGATCGTCTGTTCAGACTTCGGATCAAGTTCTAATAAGTTGAATACTGTTTCGAATATCGGTTCCCCGTCAAACTGCATTTCACTTATACCGTGGTATAGATGTCCTGTCCAGTAGTTAGAATCGATCACGTAAATTCCTGTACGCGTTAAAATAACGTGGTCCAGCTTATCTGTACTTTTCACACGCTTACCCGGAATATAGATATTCGCTAATACATGCATATCTTCTGGGCGAATGCGTTCTTGTGCAACAAGAGTATCTTTAAGGTTAATCAAAGTCAGATCCGTTAAATATTCTCCTTTATCTTTAGAAAATAATTTCAATGAATCAATCTGCGCATTTTGTGTCGATAACTGCGCTTCATATGTATCTTTCTGTTCAGCAAGTTCCTTCTTATACGATAATCTTGATTTCTCACTAGACTCCTCGTAATTACGCTTCATTTCTGAACGTTCTTTGTTCAGCGCTTCTTCATTCGCCTGTATTGCTTTCTTCTTGCTTGATAGTGCATATATAAAGAGCACAATGAATAATAGCAGAAGTGCTGCTAATCCAAGCGCGATATAATGCATCGGTTGTAAATTTGATAAAGACATAGCTCTCACCTTTCTAATATTTAATAGTTTCATTATAAAGAAAAACAGGCACAACTTCATTGTTTTATACAAATTAATTAAAAAATAAAACTGCTTTTCACATCTTAATAGAAATTTTACACTATTTTATACTAGATTAACAATGACTTAATATTTAAATGGAATACTTACAGTGTCCTTACATATTCTCGGACAAACTACATTGGAGGTTTTTATAATGGCAAAGTACAAACAAATGTTATTAGCAGGATCATTCGCGTCAGCTTTACTACTAGGAGCTTGTGGTAATGAAGAGAAATCAGATGATACTAAAACTGAAGATGCAGCAAAAGAGGAAAGCACTGAAGAATCTACTGAAGAAACTACTGAAGAATAATAATAAAAGCTGTAAACCGATGTGGTTTACAGCTTAATTTATTATGATAAGTTTGATTTTAAAGTGTCGACGCGATCTGTCGCTTCCCACGGTAAGTCAACA
Above is a window of Macrococcoides canis DNA encoding:
- a CDS encoding nuclease-related domain-containing protein, with product MSLSNLQPMHYIALGLAALLLLFIVLFIYALSSKKKAIQANEEALNKERSEMKRNYEESSEKSRLSYKKELAEQKDTYEAQLSTQNAQIDSLKLFSKDKGEYLTDLTLINLKDTLVAQERIRPEDMHVLANIYIPGKRVKSTDKLDHVILTRTGIYVIDSNYWTGHLYHGISEMQFDGEPIFETVFNLLELDPKSEQTICLDKAEDGSAQFKSYKHSIEELKLKAERLEKVFELPYPVTPIAYYNAEGVGSEHITNYSRDNSVKVIVGEKELEHFFEKFVFHGRFQYKVEELEEVRAAIEHLNP